CAGTACGCCCTCAAACAGTCCGACAAAACCCTGGAGTTCTTCATCCACGGCGGCGGCCAGTGGGTCACCGCGAGCTGGGCGCTGCCCGACGGCTGGACCGGCCAGGAGCACCACGTCGCGGGTGTCTTCGACGCGGACGCGGGCACGCTCACCCTGTACGTCGACGGCCAGGTGCGCGGCACCAAGACCACCACCCGGCGTCCCGCCGACAACACCGCGTCCCTGTCGCTGGCCACCGACATCGACAACCCGACCCGCGAGTTCAGCGGCACCATCCGCCGGGCCCGCGTGTACGCCCGCGCCCTCAGCGCCGCCGAACTGGCCTCGGACACCCGCAAGCCCGACGACGAGGGCGTGCGCTTCTGGTTCGACGCCGCCACCGTCGGCTTGACCGAGAAGCGCCCGCGCGACAAGACGTTCTACGCCTACGGCGGCGACTGGGGCGACAACCCCAACGACGGCGCCTTCGCCGGGGACGGCATCGTCCTGCCCGACCGCACGCTCACCGGCAAGTCCGCCGAGGTCAAGCAGATCTACCAGTCCGTCAACGCCACCCCGGCCTCGGGCGGCCCCGGCGCCGTCACGCTCACCAACGAGTACCTGTTCACCAACCTCCGCGAGTTCGAAGGCCGTTGGTCCCTCGTCGCCGACGGCGAGGTCGTCCGGCGCGGCCGGCTGACCCGCGACCAGCTGAACGTCGCGCCGCTGAGCAGCAAGGACATCAACATCCCGGTGCGCCTCCCGGCGAAGCCCGAACCCGGCACGGAGTACTTCCTCCAGCTCTCCTTCACCACCAGGGAACCCACCCGGTGGGCCAAGGCCGGCTTCGAGGTCGCCAAGCAGCAAATCGCCCTCGACGCGGGCAGCCCGGCCGTGAAACCCGCGCCGCTGCGCGGCGTGCCCGCCCTCAGCCACACCGACGGGGACAAGACCGTCACCGTCAAGGGCAAGGGCTTCGCCGTCACCGTCGACAAGAGCACCGGAACCATCACGTCCTACGAGGCGGGCGGCACCCGGCTCATCACCTCCGGCCCCGTCCCGAACTTCTGGCGGGCGCCCACCGACAACGACCGCGGCAACGGCCACCACACCCGCAACCAGGTGTGGCGCGACGCCGGCGCGAAGCGCAAGGTCGCGGACGTACGGGTACGGCCCCTGGACGACCGGGCCGTCGAGGTCACCTTCACCGGCACGCTGCCCACCGGCACGGCGTCCACGTACAGCACGACGTACACGGTCTTCGGCAACGGCGAGATCAAGGTCGACAACACCCTGCACCCGGGCGCGGCGAACCTGCCGTACATCCCGGAGGTCGGGACCCTGCTGTTCCTGCCGAGGAGCCTGGACCGGCTGCACTACTACGGCCGGGGCCCCGAGGAGAACATGTGGGACCGCAACAACGCCACCGACGTGGGTCTGTATTCCGGCACCGTCTCCGGGCAGTGGACCCCGTATCTGCGCCCCCAGGAGAACGGCAACAAGACCGACGTCCGCTGGGCCGCGCTGACCGACGGCAGGGGGCGCGGACTGCTCGTCTGCGGTGAGCCGCTGCTGGAGGTCAACGCCTCGCACTTCACCCCCGAGGACCTGTCCGTCGGGGCCCGCCACGACTACCAGCTCACCCCCCGGGACGCGGTGGTCCTGCGGCTCAACCACCGCCAGATGGGCGTGGGCGGCGACAACAGCTGGGGCGCGCACACGCACGACGAGTTCAAGCTGCTCGCCAACCGCGACTACGCGTACACCTACCGGCTGCGGCCGCTGACGCGGGTGAGCGAGGCGATGGAGGCCTCGCGACGGCCGACGGCCACCAGTTAGCCCGCCGGGTGACAGCGGCGCCGCCTCAGTCGGCGGCGTCGCTGATGCCCAGGCGCAGATGCTCCACGTGGAACACGGCCTGGTCGAGCAGCTCGGCGACATGGTGGTCGTGCAGCGCGTAGACCACCGAACGGCCCCGCCGCTCGCCCACGACCAGGCCCAGATTGCGCAGCAGCCGCAGCTGGTGCGAGCAGGCCGACTGCTCCATGCCCACCTCGGCGGCCAACTCCGTGGCCGGCAGCGGGCCCTCGCGCAACCGCGCCAGGATCAGCAGCCGGGAGGGTGTGGACAGGGCTTGGAGCGTGGTGGCGACCTTCGCGACGTTGTCCGCGTCCAGGCGTACGCGCTCGCCGGCGTCCTGCACGGGGGTGACGGCTCCATGACCCATGACGTCATCGTACCGGCCCCGCACGAACACATGAATGAATCTTCATCTGTCTCGTTGGGGTGAGGAGGCGCGGGCACGTCGATGTCGGATTCTCGCCAGCCCCGCCCGGCCCGGTGCCGGATGCTGGACCCATGCAGATGGGGATGCACACCGACACCGAGCGCTGCGTGCGCGCCGTCCGGTCGAAGGACGCACGGTTCGACGGCTGGTTCTTCACGGCCGTCCTGACCACCGGCATCTACTGCCGTCCCAGCTGCCCGGTGGTGCCGCCCAAGCCGGAGAACATGGTCTTCCACCCCAGCGCGGCGGCCTGCCAGCAGGCCGGCTTCCGGGCCTGCAAACGCTGCCGGCCCGACACCAGCCCCGGCTCCCCGGAGTGGAATCAGCGCGCCGACGTCGTGGCCCGTGCCATGCGGCTGATCGCCGACGGGGTCGTGGACCGTGAGGGCGTGCCCGGCCTCGCCGGCCGGCTCGGGTACAGCACCCGG
This is a stretch of genomic DNA from Streptomyces hawaiiensis. It encodes these proteins:
- a CDS encoding ArsR/SmtB family transcription factor encodes the protein MGHGAVTPVQDAGERVRLDADNVAKVATTLQALSTPSRLLILARLREGPLPATELAAEVGMEQSACSHQLRLLRNLGLVVGERRGRSVVYALHDHHVAELLDQAVFHVEHLRLGISDAAD